In the Gemmatimonadaceae bacterium genome, ACGACCTTGCCCGACAGGGCGAGGTTGACCGGGTACGTCTCACCGATGCGCAGCCACGGATCTTCCTCGGCCTGCTTGAGGCCCAGGCTGATGCGCTTGTTCTCGGCATCGATGTTGAGGATCACGACGTCCACCGAATCGCCCTTCTTCACCACTTCCGACGGGTGCTGGACGCGCTTGGTCCAGGACATGTCGGAGATGTGGATCAGGCCGTCGATGCCCGGCTCGATCTCGACGAAAGCGCCGAAGCTGGTCAGGTTGCGGACCTTGCCTGAGATGCGCGTGCCGACCGGGTACTTGAGCGGCAACACGGCCCACGGATCCTGCTCCGTCTGCTTCATGCCGAGCGAGATCTTCTCCTCGTCGGGGTCGACCTTGAGCACCACCGC is a window encoding:
- a CDS encoding S1 RNA-binding domain-containing protein, whose amino-acid sequence is QPGIEGLVHISEMSWTRNVRHPSKLVSIGEAIEAVVLKVDPDEEKISLGMKQTEQDPWAVLPLKYPVGTRISGKVRNLTSFGAFVEIEPGIDGLIHISDMSWTKRVQHPSEVVKKGDSVDVVILNIDAENKRISLGLKQAEEDPWLRIGETYPVNLALSGKVVRLADKGVVVDVGNDIEGFVPQNQINVPLTYTELDEVIWEGMTLDMTVNEVDPIHRRIVLSVNNIPADQPPKPEPKPEGAEPEAAVVEEADEE